In Helianthus annuus cultivar XRQ/B chromosome 9, HanXRQr2.0-SUNRISE, whole genome shotgun sequence, the following are encoded in one genomic region:
- the LOC110878225 gene encoding homeobox-leucine zipper protein HAT9 has product MVHEISCITSLNLSLGCYDIPIKHRLDPQDHDRDRDWERNQDKSRQQPEKRSVIKLDQPLPSLILGFGRDQDLAKLIQQPLPSIGSVVSSYSNSTSAKRQIDDSSKEVDMDRDEFDGGARKKLRLTKEQSFVLEESFKQHTTLNPKEKLILAKSLNLRPRQVEVWFQNRRARTKLKQNEVESALLKKCCEALTSDNLRLKREIQQLKDIKSSGLPAHLYMQFPAAGNRIMCPSCERNNSGFGDSGVDTTKSSKTPYARAPKSHSHQIS; this is encoded by the exons ATGGTTCATGAGATTTCTTGTATCACAAGCTTAAATCTAAGCTTAGGTTGTTATGATATTCCAATAAAACATCGTTTAGATCCTCAAGACCATGACCGAGATCGCGATTGGGAGCGCAATCAAGATAAGAGTAGACAACAGCCCGAAAAGAGGTCGGTGATCAAACTGGATCAGCCTCTTCCTTCTTTAATATTAGGGTTCGGTAGAGATCAAGATCTAGCCAAGTTGATTCAACAACCTTTACCTTCGATTGGTAGCGTGGTTTCTTCATACTCAAACTCGACGAGTGCAAAGAGACAGATAGACGATAGCAGCAAAGAAGTGGATATGGACCGCGATGAATTCGATGGTGGTGCGCGGAAGAAACTTAGACTTACAAAAGAACAGTCTTTTGTGTTGGAAGAAAGCTTCAAACAACATACTACCCTTAACCCC AAGGAGAAGCTAATCCTGGCAAAAAGTCTTAATTTACGGCCACGACAAGTTGAAGTATGGTTTCAGAATAGACGAGCTAG GACAAAGCTGAAGCAAAATGAAGTAGAAAGTGCATTACTGAAGAAGTGCTGTGAGGCACTAACAAGTGATAACTTAAGGCTAAAAAGGGAAATTCAACAACTCAAAGATATAAAATCCAGCGGCCTCCCGGCTCATCTTTACATGCAATTTCCGGCAGCCGGTAACCGCATCATGTGCCCTTCTTGTGAGAGAAACAACTCCGGCTTCGGAGATAGTGGCGTCGATACGACAAAGTCATCAAAAACTCCGTACGCCCGTGCACCAAAGTCACACTCACATCAGATTAGTTAA